CTGGGTTCAGAGGGACTGGGCGACTCTGCGGGCGACTCTAAGGGCGCAGAGGACAGCCAGGGTGCAGAACCACATCCCGCCAGCAGCGCTGCGGCAAGTAAGGTAGATGCTATCGCAAAGCGTGTCCGGGATTTACGAACCAGGGATGTGAACATGGAACTCCAGCCTTTCGCCAATCTGCGACTATGGTAATGGTAATAGATCTATTGCTGTAGGCTGATGCTCCGTCCGGATAGTTTGCCTATCGCTCAGTGGAGTGATTTTTGGAGTGATTTTTTAGGTTTAGTTCAGTAATTTTTGATAAACAACTCCTTACCCCTAGCGGCGATCGCCTGCTTGTAGTTATTCATGCCGTATTGCAACTCCCATTCCACAATGGTTGCAAACCGAAACAACTGCCGCACCTCTGGCGAGTCGTCGTAGGTAATCAGCCAGCGATGGGGGCAGCGCTGCATCGCGGCGGCAAATCGCGCATGGTCAAAGGCCGTGTGCAAGTTGCCTTTCACTCCGTATAGCTTAGAGTGCGTGGCAGATAAGTAGGGCGGATCGAGGAAGATAAACACGTCTTCGCCAGGCTTTTGCAGCAGTTCTGCATAGTCGCCATGCGTAATCTGTACGCCTGAAAGTAAGGCAGGAAGTCTGGCAAGGCGGGCGATCGCCGACTCGGTAAAGCGCCGCTCGTAGGCTTGCTGCGAATAGCCGCCAGAATCCATCACGCCCGAAAACGTGATGCGGTTCATCACGAAAAAGCGAACGGCACGATCAAAATCCGTAGAACTGTTTTGTTCATCCAGCAGGAATGCGTACAGTTCACGTCCGGTTGGAAAACTGGAACGCAGCCAGGATACTTTTTCGACCAGTGCCTCGTTCTGATCGCGGGCAGTTTTCCAGAAGCAAACGAGGTCGCGATTCAGGTCGTTGATCCAGAATAGGCGAGGAGCTTCACGCAACTGCTGCTGAGCTGCCAGAAACACGGAGCCACCGCCGACAAACGGCTCTCGAAATTCGGCAATGCGCTCCGGCAGCAGCGGCAAAATCTGGGCTATCGCCCTCGACTTGCCACCTGGATACCGCAACGGACTCTTAATCATGCCTCTCCGCCCACTTCCCTTCCGCAAAAATTCCCTTAGCACAGGTTAGCGCACCAAGGTTTGCCGTAAGCTGGATTGAGGCTTAAATTATTGAGACGATTACCCAGACGCAAGACTAGGCGCAAGAAACTATGGTGACCATCAATGACAACTATTTGAAGCTTAAGGCAGGCTACCTGTTTCCGGAAATTGGGCGGCGGGTGAATGCCTTTGCGGCGGCGAATCCCGACGCGCCGATCATCCGGCTGGGCATTGGCGACGTGACCGAACCGCTGCCCGAAGCCTGCCGCACGGCAATGATCAAAGCCGTAGAAGACATGGGCGATCGCGCGACGTTCAAGGGCTATGGGCCAGAGCAAGGGTATAGCTGGCTGCGAGAGGCGATCGCCACCCATGATTTTCAATCGCGTGGCTGCGACATCAGCGCCGACGAAATCTTTGTCTCCGATGGCTCCAAGTGCGACTGTGGCAATATTTTGGACATCTTTGGCAACAACAACACCATCGCCGTTACCGACCCCGTGTATCCGGTTTACGTCGATACCAACGTTATGGCAGGGCACACGGGCGATGCCAACGAGCGCGGCGAATACGACGGACTAGTGTACTTACCCATCAGCGCCGAGAACGACTTCACCGCCGAGATCCCCAGCCAAAAAGTAGACCTGATCTACCTTTGCTTCCCCAACAACCCCACAGGCGCAACGGCGACCAAAGAACACCTGACCGACTGGGTAAACTACGCCCGCGCCCACGGCTCGATCATCCTGTTTGACGCGGCCTACGAAGCCTTTATCACCGATCCTTCGCTGCCGCATTCCATTTATGAAATCGAAGGGGCGAGGGAGTGTGCCATTGAGTTTCGCTCCTTTTCCAAAAATGCAGGCTTTACGGGCACTCGCTGCGCCCTCACCGTCGTTCCTAAATCTCTCAAGGGCAAAGCGGCTGACGGCTCCGACGTAGAGCTATGGGGACTGTGGAACCGTCGCCAGTCCACCAAGTTCAACGGCGTGTCCTACATCGTACAGCGCGGCGCAGAGGCGGTCTACTCGCCCGAAGGTAAGGCTCAGACCCGCGCTCTGATCGACTTTTATATGGAAAACGCCCGCATTATTCGGGAACAGTTGACAAATGCTGGAATTCAGGTTCACGGCGGCGTAAACGCGCCCTACGTCTGGGTAAAAACGCCCCACGGTTTGTCAAGCTGGGATTTCTTTGACAAGTTGCTGCACACCTGCAACGTCGTCGGCACGCCGGGTTCCGGCTTTGGTGCGGCAGGCGAGGGCTACTTCCGCATTTCCGCCTTCAATAGCCGCGAGAACGTAAACAAAGCGATGCGCCGAATTGTGGAAAAGTTCAAAAGCTGAACTCTGCAATCCAGTGGCGGCGACGATCTGCGCGATCGCCCGCCGCCCTCTGTGCTAAATCATCTGGTGCTAAATCATTAGGTTTATGAAGCTGCTGTGACCGGCATCTTCTACTCGGATTGTCCAGCGGCCGCGTCTGGATAAATCCGGCGTGAACCTGTAGCGACCCTGGCGATCGCTCGTCCCCCGTTGCCAGGGCACACTGGGATTCCCCGGCGCAAAGATCAACACCTGTGCGCCTGCCATCGGTTCCCCGGTGCTATAGTCGGCGATGATTTCCACCGAGACTATCTGAGCATTTTGGGGCAGCGTAGATTCGCTGTAGGTAATGCTCTCCCCCCGCACACCCCGCGCCTGCACGATGGCCCTTAAGCCGACTTCGTGGGCCAGGGCTGGAACGGCTAACGTGCCCAGCAGCAAGATCAGGCCGAGCGATCGCCCTAGATACTGCTTGACCCTGCCTTCTAGTCGCATGCGGTCACTCCTTCTGCACAATACAAGCTCCACCACGGATCAAGCTGATTGGTATCTGCTTCGCCCGTGCTGTGTCCCAGCAACTCTTCAAAACTGGAATTCACCCCGCCATAGCGCACATGCATGTGGATTGGGTCGCCGTGGGGAGCGCGGAGCGCCACATACTTGAAGCCACTACAAGCCGCATCTTCGGACACTAGCTCAAACAAATCCCAAATCGACGACTGAAAGCGGGGATAGTAGAACGGGTCAGGCGCGGCGCCGCGATAGGCATACTGACAATTCTCGGCGATCGCATTTTCGCCCGCCAGATCCCGATAGAAGGAAAATTGCTCCATCTGGTTAAAGACGATGCGCCCCGGATTTCTAGGGTCATTCAGCGAAGAGGGCACGGCTGTATCCAGTGTGAACACGCCATTCACGCCCAAAAACGGAACGCTGGAATTTGGAGAAACAACCGCTACGGGTTCGTTTGCCAATCCGCTGTGCCCACTCAGACAAGCCAGGGCCGTCAGGATTGCAACTGAAAGTTTTGGTAAATCGAGCGATCGCATAAACACCCATTTCCTCACAACTATCACTGGGACGATTATCTTTGGGACGACAGGTAGTCCCGTCGAATTAAGGCATAGACTACCGAGTTTGCGTTAAATTTGCGATGCCCCTGCTGAGGATGGGGATAATGTCGATTTGCGATTTTGGATTGGTGATTTTGGATTGGCGATTCTGGAATAGTGTTCTGGAATGGTGTTCTGGAATGGCGATTCTGGAGTGCCAGTCAAGCGTCTTCGGGGCTTCCGGCAATTTTACTCGTCGCGCCCCTCGGGAAAATGGCCAGCAGCTTGCTGCTCCCAGTAATTCCAAAAAATCCCATTGATTCCAAAAAAAAGAGGGAGCGATCGTCCCCTCTGGTTTTATATCCAATCAAAACTGTTTGCTTAGCCTAGCGACGACGGAACCCACCGCCCCGCATTCCGCCACCAAAGGACGGACGCGGACGGACGCTGCCAAAGCCACCGCCGGGGCGCACCGTAGTCTTCGGGCGGGGAGCCGTATTCGGGCGCAGGTTGGTGGAGCCAAACCCAGAGCCGCTGGGACGATTCACCGTCGTCTTGGGTCGAGCGGTCGCCGGGCGGGCCGTAGTGGGCACTCGCAGTTGCCCCGACGTGCGAAGCTGGCGATTACGCACCGCATTGGGCACGGTCTTGTTTTGCGCCTGATAGCGCTCAACCGCTTGCCCGTAGGTGCGACCATAGCCGCCGTAGCCCGTCATCACGCGACCAGGGACATAGGCAGGCGGGAAGTAGTAATGCGGCGTAAACAGCAGGCTACCCAGGGCTTGACCTGCCAGCGCTCCAGCAAAGGGCGACCAGAAGCTCGGCTCCTGGCGCACCACGACCACTTCCTGCCGCCCAGTCTGCGGATTCACCTGGGTTTCGGTGACGTTGTGGACATACTCAATCCGAAAGTCTTCCGTCAGGTGCAGCGAGGGCTGCCCGTTTTCGACCTTAAGGTAGCTCTTTTCGCCAGCGCTGATTTCTTCATCCGTCAGCCGCGCCATCGGCAGGTCGGCAGATTGGAACACTGAAGAGGTTCCTGGCGGCGTATTCAGCAGCATCAGCGTATAGTCGCCTTCTAGGTCGTTGTAGCTGGCTTGCTGCACAGGATACTTGCCATCGGGCAGCGTCGCTTGGGACGGCGCAGCGGCAACTATGGGCTGATCGGCAGGGGCGATCGCCCCCGAATCTCCCAGAGAGGACGAGCAGGCCAGCGTAGTGAAGGCGAGCGTAAAGGCTGCCGTGAGGGCAACCAGCTTGCGAAGCACAGAAAACTGCATCATGAGAATCAATGGGTGAAACAAAGAAGGGAACTTATCAGGCGTTGGGGTTGACAAGGGTTTGATAAAACAAGTGAACCGGGCTGAACGCTCAATAAAAAATCGGCAAAAATCGGCCCTGACTCTAATCTAAACCAGACGCAAGACCTGAACCAAGCGCAGTCCGTCACAGCGTCACAGGAAACAGGCTCGGCAAACAGGCTCGGTAAACAGGCTAGAAGTCTACAGGGGAACAAGTTCGGGGTAATGCTGCAATAGCTCGTCGTAGGTGAGTTCGTCGCCCAGTTGCGCCGGGGAAAAATGCACCTGAATCGCCCGCAGCTTTTCGTTGTGATGCAGGTTGATGATAGACTTTAGACCCATTCGCAGGGCGCTGGCGTTGGTTAGGTCGGTTTCCAGGGTAGGCACTTCGCCTTCATAGGCGACGGTGATCATTACCACCAAGTTTTGAGTAATGGGCAGAATCAGCGGCGTTTCTGCATCCTCGGTGTCCGAGTCCAGCAGTTCTGCACCGCTGCCATAGCGCTGGGCCGAGTCGGTAAAGAGTTCCGTCACGTAGTCGCCCGCTTCGCCCTCGTCCCAGAAAACATCGCCTTCGTTTGCGGCAGACTGCCAGTACGGTTCGTACTCTAGCAGGTGGTCGCAGAGGGTGACGAGTTCTTCCCCCAGCACGTCTAGGTCACCCTCGGCGGCGATCGCCCGCTGTCCAGCCTGGTTCAGCACGCCCAGCAGTGGCGCAACCTCGCGGCCGGCTAAGTGCAGAAAAATACGACACACGACAAACCGCGTTTTGCCGCTGAGTTGTTGAAAGCGATCGCGCAGGGGCATAGGAATCTAGATTTTTGGATTTTGGATTTTGAGTTTTGGGGTTTTGGATCTGGGGTTGGGTTAAGCAGCAAGATGGCTACCCCATTCATATTTTGTCATCTGGCTTCCTGTTTCCTCACCTATCAGCAGGGAGGATTTCCGCCATCAGCGCCCCAATTTGCCGAAGGTCTACGTTGCCGCCGCTGATCAGCACACCGACGCGCCCGGTAACCTGGGGCAAGTAGCCTTCGAGCAGGGCTGTGGCAGCCAGCGCTCCCGTCGGCTCGATCACCAGCTTCATCCGCTCCCACAGGAAAAACAGCGTCCGCAGTAGCGCGTCGTCGGGCACGGCCACCATGTCGTGAACGTAGTGCAGCACCAGGGGAAAGGTGAGGCTACCCAGCGCGGGGGTGCGTGCGCCGTCGGCGATCGTGTTGGGATTTTGCACGGTTTGCAGCGTTTTGGTATGAAACGAGCGGGTCGCGTCGTCTCCGGCTGCGGGTTCCACGCCGATCACCCGGCAACTTGGGGAAAGCGTGTGGGCGGCGATCGCACAGCCCGACAGCAGCCCGCCGCCCCCACAGCACACCAGCAGGTAATCCAGCTCGCCCACCTCTTCGATCAGTTCCTTTGCCGCCGTGCCCTGGCCGGCGATGACGTGCGGATGGTTGTAGGGCGGAATCACCACTGCGCCGCGCTCCTGGGCGATTTGCTGGGCCACTTGTTCGCGCACGGCTTCGGCGCGGTCATACAGCACCACCTTTGCGCCATAGCCCCGCGTGGCATCCTGCTTTACCTGGGGCGCATCGGCGGGCATGACGATGGTGGTGGGAATGTCCAGCAGCTTGCCAGAGAGGGCGATCGCCTGGGCATGGTTTCCCGATGAGTAAGTCAGCACGCCCCGCTGTTTCTCTTCGGGCGCAAGCTGCGACAGCGCGTTATACGCCCCGCGAAACTTGAACGCGCCCATCCGCTGCAAGTTCTCGCATTTGAAAAACACCTCGCAGCCCGTGCGATCGTTCACCGTGCGGCTGGTCATGACGGGCGTGCGGTGGGCTACGCCGGCCAGCCGTTCTGCCGCCGCTGCCACATCGGCGTAGGACACGGGCAACTCGTTGACCTGATTGGAAGTTGAAGCAGCAAGTGCCATTGCGATGTCCACCCGATTTTTTCTAAGCCTTTTCAATTTGTGACCGTAGCCATTCCATGTCCAGTTCAGAGAGCGCGGGGGGCGGCGGTGGCTGCCGGTAGTCAATCGACAAGTCATAGGCGGCCTCGTCGTAGATAGCCCTCAAAGCTGCCCCCAAATCAAGTGGCACCGCCTCATCGGGCGCTTGCAGCGGCACTGGAAGAGTGGGTAGCTCATCCGCAAGGGCGATCGCCCAAACCTCCACTAATCCAGAATGGGCGCGAGTCAGCGTTACCAGATAAGGCACCGCAGGCAAGCGCGGATGATTATACGGACGAGCGCCTCGCCGTAGCAAATCGATCTCAATCAAATGCACATTGGCTTGATAGAGCCGTTGCCGCTTGCGGCGATATTCGCTCAATCCAGGTTCTCGCTTATTGACCGGAGACAGAATTTCAATGCAGCTAATCAACCGATTCTGAGCCGTATCGCGAATCTCGATGGTTGGAATGCGAACTTCGACGGGTAGAAGCAGCGGCAGGGTTAGGAGGGCAGGCGTGGTTGCCGTTGCGCCTTGGGACGCTCGGCCTGTTTGGCGACTCGCCTCAGTCGGCTGCACCTGAAGCACTTCTACATCAGGATACAAAATGCCGATTTCACTCTCTGGCGACGTATCTTCGACCAGGTACACTTCCAGTCGCGCTGTGTAGCGAGGGCGCAGCAGCGGCACGAGCATTTGCCGAATTTTGTTGGCAAGGGCGTTGTGTACATCTGACCAGAGATAGCCTTCAAGATAGGGGTCCATTCCAGGAAAAGGCGACGGCATGGCTAAAGCATCCGAATCAACTATCCGAATTAACTATCCAAATCAATCATTCAAATCACAGCCCAGTCATTTTTTCGATCATAACGGCACTCCAGATCGCTAAAAGCGTGAATTTGACGAGAGCTTGCAAGAATCTTCAGACTTTTCGATCAATTCCTGAATTATGCAAGTTTTTCCTGGAGAATATTCGAGAATTGCTTCTGGAGACAACTTGCAATGGCAAAAAAGAAGGGCAAGGGAAAAGGTGTTAACTACTCCTCACCCTATGGTGACGGCGTGGACTGGGACGTAGACGACTATTTACCCGTTTGGGAACTGCCAGAAGGCGAAACATTTAGCCCCATCGAGCCGCTATCTTTTAACGCGGATTTGCAGGGACGATCTCAGCTTTTTCTGCCGCTGTATGTCAACAATGACGGCATTGGCAACGATACAGACGGATTTAACACGATTACCCTATCGCTCGATCCAGCAGATACAGTCGGTTTTACTCAGGAAACTTATATCTTGAAAGAATCATGGGATGCAATCGCTGGTGATGTTTTCACAGACCCTTATCGATTTTCCTATCCTCAACCAGAACAATTGGCAGATTACCTGTCAAAAACATTTTTAGTTGATGGTGCTAGTCGCCCATTCAACACGCCTCGCCTCATTCCTGGTGGACGCTTCAAGGAAATCATCATTATCATCGAAGATGCTCAAAGCCCGTTGCCTATTCAGCTTGGAGCAGAAAATAACACCGTTCCCGGCAGCGGCATTGGCAACACTAGCGGCATCAATGTGATTTATGCGGGTGCAGGTAGCGACACAATTGACACAGGCGCTAGCGATGATACCGTGCGGGGCGAAGAGGGTGACGATTGGCTAGTAGGTGGCAATGGCGACGACATGCTCTACGGTGAAGCTGGTAATGACTTGCTGCGGGGCAGCAATAGCCGAATTACAGATATTCAAAACTCCAGCTATACCCGCCCAGCAGGTGACTATCTAAATGGTGGTACAGGCAACGATACGCTTTATGGCGAGGGAGGCTGGGACACAATTGATGGGATGGAGGGCGATGATCTAATCTACGGCGACAATCCTGACCCTGGCTTGGATAACCCTGATTCTGAAAACCCTTTTACAGACGAACAAGATGTTTTAAGCGGGGGTAACGGCAACGATGTTATTTTTGGCGGAGCTGATAACGACAAGTTATTTGGTGATGCAGGGGATGATTACTTATCGGGTGGCCCTGGAAAAGACAGTTTAGAAGGCGGAGATGGGCGCGATCGCTTCGATTTCTACACCTATCGTCCTGGATTTAATGATGACGATTTTATTCGTGACTTCAGCCTGGCAGACGATACAGTTGGTATTTACATAGGAACCGCAGAATCGTCTAGCTTTCGCAACGTTGGGCTGACTGTCAACAGCGCTATTTTATCCAGCCAGTTTGTCATTGGCAGCAACGCAACTACAGCCAACCATCGCTTCATTCTTACCTTAAGTAGCTTTGGTGATTCTTCCGCATCCTTGTTTTTCG
The Thermoleptolyngbya sichuanensis A183 DNA segment above includes these coding regions:
- a CDS encoding carboxypeptidase-like regulatory domain-containing protein — encoded protein: MRLEGRVKQYLGRSLGLILLLGTLAVPALAHEVGLRAIVQARGVRGESITYSESTLPQNAQIVSVEIIADYSTGEPMAGAQVLIFAPGNPSVPWQRGTSDRQGRYRFTPDLSRRGRWTIRVEDAGHSSFINLMI
- a CDS encoding threo-3-hydroxy-L-aspartate ammonia-lyase, which gives rise to MALAASTSNQVNELPVSYADVAAAAERLAGVAHRTPVMTSRTVNDRTGCEVFFKCENLQRMGAFKFRGAYNALSQLAPEEKQRGVLTYSSGNHAQAIALSGKLLDIPTTIVMPADAPQVKQDATRGYGAKVVLYDRAEAVREQVAQQIAQERGAVVIPPYNHPHVIAGQGTAAKELIEEVGELDYLLVCCGGGGLLSGCAIAAHTLSPSCRVIGVEPAAGDDATRSFHTKTLQTVQNPNTIADGARTPALGSLTFPLVLHYVHDMVAVPDDALLRTLFFLWERMKLVIEPTGALAATALLEGYLPQVTGRVGVLISGGNVDLRQIGALMAEILPADR
- a CDS encoding DUF1517 domain-containing protein; the protein is MRDRFQQLSGKTRFVVCRIFLHLAGREVAPLLGVLNQAGQRAIAAEGDLDVLGEELVTLCDHLLEYEPYWQSAANEGDVFWDEGEAGDYVTELFTDSAQRYGSGAELLDSDTEDAETPLILPITQNLVVMITVAYEGEVPTLETDLTNASALRMGLKSIINLHHNEKLRAIQVHFSPAQLGDELTYDELLQHYPELVPL
- a CDS encoding DNA adenine methylase, with the protein product MIKSPLRYPGGKSRAIAQILPLLPERIAEFREPFVGGGSVFLAAQQQLREAPRLFWINDLNRDLVCFWKTARDQNEALVEKVSWLRSSFPTGRELYAFLLDEQNSSTDFDRAVRFFVMNRITFSGVMDSGGYSQQAYERRFTESAIARLARLPALLSGVQITHGDYAELLQKPGEDVFIFLDPPYLSATHSKLYGVKGNLHTAFDHARFAAAMQRCPHRWLITYDDSPEVRQLFRFATIVEWELQYGMNNYKQAIAARGKELFIKNY
- a CDS encoding DUF4058 family protein, with the translated sequence MDPYLEGYLWSDVHNALANKIRQMLVPLLRPRYTARLEVYLVEDTSPESEIGILYPDVEVLQVQPTEASRQTGRASQGATATTPALLTLPLLLPVEVRIPTIEIRDTAQNRLISCIEILSPVNKREPGLSEYRRKRQRLYQANVHLIEIDLLRRGARPYNHPRLPAVPYLVTLTRAHSGLVEVWAIALADELPTLPVPLQAPDEAVPLDLGAALRAIYDEAAYDLSIDYRQPPPPPALSELDMEWLRSQIEKA
- a CDS encoding Calx-beta domain-containing protein encodes the protein MAKKKGKGKGVNYSSPYGDGVDWDVDDYLPVWELPEGETFSPIEPLSFNADLQGRSQLFLPLYVNNDGIGNDTDGFNTITLSLDPADTVGFTQETYILKESWDAIAGDVFTDPYRFSYPQPEQLADYLSKTFLVDGASRPFNTPRLIPGGRFKEIIIIIEDAQSPLPIQLGAENNTVPGSGIGNTSGINVIYAGAGSDTIDTGASDDTVRGEEGDDWLVGGNGDDMLYGEAGNDLLRGSNSRITDIQNSSYTRPAGDYLNGGTGNDTLYGEGGWDTIDGMEGDDLIYGDNPDPGLDNPDSENPFTDEQDVLSGGNGNDVIFGGADNDKLFGDAGDDYLSGGPGKDSLEGGDGRDRFDFYTYRPGFNDDDFIRDFSLADDTVGIYIGTAESSSFRNVGLTVNSAILSSQFVIGSNATTANHRFILTLSSFGDSSASLFFDPDGSGPTEQIKLADLSSGDGSSLSNFNHTYIVTFDDTRRRPAPSDPLPLAPSVQFAQSTLLINETAGVATITLNRTGTLAGLSQVSVAIAGGTATPDVDFGAAPFPQTITFGIGESQKTIEIPILRDAFVEGDETILLSLSPVNNPFAGTLDTLIGNVNLATVTIQDAGATNGNDLLIGTPQKDAIAGLNGNDTILGLGANDTLTGGRGNDTLFGGAGNDTLRGNQGRDVFALERGPGSIRVLDFQDGGDRLGLTPGLRFPRLKIVQQGSGSSVSTRISLGNDLLAILPGIAKAQITKADFVSIRLPAI
- a CDS encoding LL-diaminopimelate aminotransferase, which gives rise to MVTINDNYLKLKAGYLFPEIGRRVNAFAAANPDAPIIRLGIGDVTEPLPEACRTAMIKAVEDMGDRATFKGYGPEQGYSWLREAIATHDFQSRGCDISADEIFVSDGSKCDCGNILDIFGNNNTIAVTDPVYPVYVDTNVMAGHTGDANERGEYDGLVYLPISAENDFTAEIPSQKVDLIYLCFPNNPTGATATKEHLTDWVNYARAHGSIILFDAAYEAFITDPSLPHSIYEIEGARECAIEFRSFSKNAGFTGTRCALTVVPKSLKGKAADGSDVELWGLWNRRQSTKFNGVSYIVQRGAEAVYSPEGKAQTRALIDFYMENARIIREQLTNAGIQVHGGVNAPYVWVKTPHGLSSWDFFDKLLHTCNVVGTPGSGFGAAGEGYFRISAFNSRENVNKAMRRIVEKFKS